From Diceros bicornis minor isolate mBicDic1 chromosome 8, mDicBic1.mat.cur, whole genome shotgun sequence, a single genomic window includes:
- the EPGN gene encoding epigen produces the protein MTALTEEAATTLTPPVTAQQSNWTVNTTEADYTEGPIALKFSHPCLEDLDSYCINGVCAFHHELEKAICRCFTGYTGERCEHLTLTSYAVDSYEKYIAIGIGVGLLLSGFLAIFYCYVRKRCLKLKWAYNVCSGGRPL, from the exons ATGACGGCTCTAACTGAAGAGGCAGCCACGACTCTAACGCCCCCCGTCACAGCCCAGCAAAGTAACTGGACAGTTAACACAACAGAAG CTGACTACACAGAAGGACCCATAGCCTTGAAGTTCTCACATCCTTGCCTGGAAGACCTCGATAGTTACTGCATCAATGGTGTTTGTGCATTCCACCATGAGCTGGAGAAAGCCATCTGCAG atgttTTACTGGTTATACTGGAGAAAGGTGTGAGCACTTGACCTTAACTTCATATGCTGTGGATTCTTatgaaaaatacattgcaattggGATTGGCGTTGGATTATTATTAAGTGgttttcttgctattttttaCTGCTACGTAAGAAAGAG GTGTCTGAAATTGAAATGGGCTTACAACGTTTGTTCTGGAGGAAGACCACTGTGA